The Pararhizobium sp. IMCC21322 sequence AGGATTCACCACAACTTGTATCGGCATTCGCATTTGTGACAAATTGATTGAACGTCAAAGCCACCAGTGTTCCTGCAATGATGGTCAAGATAAATTTTGTGTAAGAGTCGATTAACATCAGAATCTCCAATAGAAATAGATAGTATGAAACTAAAAGTAAGTTAATTTGAAATATCATTCAATTTTAAGTTTATCAATTTTTGGATTGAAAATAAATGATAAATCCAAATATAGAAACGTGCATTAGATCGCGCTCATGTCGAGCTGTCGTCATCTCACAAAGGAGGGGCGTGTCCGCATGGATGGACCGATTTGTAATAATCCAGCAATTCAAGACGGGATGCAGCTTCGGAGTCCAGATAAATTTCGGCGTGCTGATGAAGCTGCAGGGCGCTGGCCGGGCACATGGCGGCCAACGGTCCTTCAATCATATTGCGGACTGCCTCGGACTTGCGTTTGCCAACTGCAAGAAGTGCAATTTCGGCCGCTCTCAGAATAGTCGCTATACCCATTGTGATACACAGGCGCGGAACGTCTTCCGGGGTCTCAAAATACCGACTATTTGCTTCTACTGTACTGGGGGCCAGTGTCTTTACGCGGGTGAGGGAAGCCAGGCTGGACGTAGGTTCGTTGAAACCAATATGGCCGTTTTCACCAATGCCAAGAAACTGACAGTCTATACCGCCACAATTCGTTATGGCATTCTCATATCGCCTTGCTTCCTTTGCCAGATCAGGTGCATTTCCGTTCGGAATATGAGTGTTTTCCGTTTGAAAGTCGCAGGGCTCAAACAAATGTTCAGCCATATAGGTATGGTAGGAAAGTGGATGCGCAATCGGCAGCGCCACATACTCATCAAGGTTGAAGGTGCGGACACCCTTGAAGCTGATGTCTCCGGCCAGATGAGTGCGGACCAGTTTGTCATACACAGGGTTTGCCGTGCCGCCGGTCGCCAAACCAAGTGTGCAGGTCGGATGCGACAAAACCTGTTTGATCAGCTTATCGGCGAGCGCATCAGCAGCCTGTTGTGCGGTGTCAAAAATCAGGACTTTCATAACACTCCTTTGTCGGTCATCCTGGAATGGCTTTCCTGTGTCCAGCCAGACTGACTACATCATAGCAGGGTCGCTATTCTCCCAGCCAGTTTGTATGTCGAGACACCACTCGGCAACCTGTTTCAGATATTTGGATTGCATTGTCGACGAGCCGAATGCAGCAAGTTCGAAGTCAGTGGTGCCGGGCTAAAATAATGGCCAAGATTTTTGTGGTTTCATCTTATGGCGGACGAAAATTGGGATCCCGGGCCATCAATGAAAATCATCATCAAATGATAGATGTCCAGCACACCACATGTATTCTCATGTTCGTTGCTTAGGCAATTTCTGCTTGTCTATTTGGCATGTGCTACCGGGTGAAGTAAATGATGTAGTTTTCTAACCTAGATTGACTTTTTCTGATTTTACAACATTTAATATGGGCGCATTTTCAGATTGTTGCTGAATTCAGTGGAGGGGACATGGAAGAGGGAGCCAGACGCAGATTGGTATTTACCAATAGTCTGCTTTTCGAAACGCCGGGGGGGCTTCGCTTTACCCAGGACAGTCCAATTCTTCCCAATGTCTGGTTGGCCTTTGCGGCCGAACCACATCGTCAGCATGAATTGATCCTGACCAACAATGAAAACGGCGGAACAGGGCGATCTGCCCATTTGATCCGGGAGATGCTGAACAATTACCGGATAAAGAAAGGGGAGGCTGGCAAGGACCTGGGAAAACGACCGCGCATTTCATATATTCCCGGCCAGATTGCCGCGCGTCTCTACTTTGATGAATTGATGCGAGTTGTGCTGCCGCTGACCCGTTGGTGGCATGAAACCTATGATCAACTCCGAGTGCTTCAGCACACAATGCCAGAGGATGTGGACGTTGCCGACTGGTTTCATTTTCCACAACCCGATCCGGAGCAGCGCCGTGAGCAGGACCTGTTTGATGCCTTGATGATGATGCGCCGTGATATCGACCCAAGTCATGCCAATGGGCGAGTTGCTCAAGACAATAAAAAGCGTCAGGAATACATTCGCAACATTCCCTCCGATTTATCCTGGTTCGTCCGCATCGGAGGCCTGATCGCAAATTGTTTTCAAAATGGTCATCTTCTGCTTGACGACCGGGACACACTGGGAAAGCTCTTTGAAAAAGAGTTCTCTTACCGGCGACGGGAGAGAATGGATCCCGATCTGATTGAAAATTCGACCGAGATGCTGGAGCGCGAAAAGCGGTCGGCAGTATCGCTCCAAGAGGCGCAGAATGCGCGTCGGCAGGTCGTTGCTGCGCTTACCAATCTTTAT is a genomic window containing:
- the nagB gene encoding glucosamine-6-phosphate deaminase codes for the protein MKVLIFDTAQQAADALADKLIKQVLSHPTCTLGLATGGTANPVYDKLVRTHLAGDISFKGVRTFNLDEYVALPIAHPLSYHTYMAEHLFEPCDFQTENTHIPNGNAPDLAKEARRYENAITNCGGIDCQFLGIGENGHIGFNEPTSSLASLTRVKTLAPSTVEANSRYFETPEDVPRLCITMGIATILRAAEIALLAVGKRKSEAVRNMIEGPLAAMCPASALQLHQHAEIYLDSEAASRLELLDYYKSVHPCGHAPPL